One Argiope bruennichi chromosome 5, qqArgBrue1.1, whole genome shotgun sequence DNA segment encodes these proteins:
- the LOC129969370 gene encoding monocarboxylate transporter 14-like, giving the protein MSPNKEENHETVAVSPVKGNNQPVEEEEEEIELLMPEPPDGGWGWVVVFCSFMIHVIVDGVTYTFGIFYLEFLRYFGESKGATSWVASIMVGTTFCVGPFASGLTNQFGCRTVTIIGAILAAFGLVVSILAPNITFLYFSVGLCTGTGFGLIYLPAIVCVTCYFEKKRAFATGIAVCGSGIGTSILAPLVELLVKELGWRGAMVITAGLVLSCCFFGAFFRPLEKKPQVVRRMTNGSIAATSPSLPAIKDLRKGSLPNGTIGTNGEICLAPLKVENLKMHSSSLLGINNHSKQSPLHEIRNATSMTLSCGTTSSRRSSLHLRGGPLARKDIFYSGNIPQNSSNLYMYDVKEDVEQEVVNVSMKSRIINCLCPAVMIEAFREMMNFKLMTNIIFLMFGLSNFFTNIGFNVPYVYTKDRAIGLNIANETYASFLISIIGIANTIGRVVLGYLSDRSFINRLWLYNGSLALCGFATAFSSFCLSYEWMAVYAAVFGATSGAYVSLTSVILVDLLGLEKLTNAFGLLLLFEGVACLIGPPITGWLYDFTGSYDPGFYASGTMIAISGLMLFFIPCVQRLLEEREKKKERVPSIDVSSANAV; this is encoded by the exons ATGAGTCCAAACAAAGAAGAAAACCATGAGACAGTCGCCGTCTCTCCAGTCAAAGGGAACAACCAACCTGTCGAAGAAGAGGAAGAAGAAATCGAACTCTTGATGCCCGAGCCACCCGATGGGGGCTGGGGGTGGGTCGTCGTCTTTTGTTCTTTTATGATCCATGTGATCGTGGACGGAGTCACCTACACATTTGGCATATTCTATCTGGAATTCTTACGCTATTTTGGAGAGAGCAAAGGAGCAACGTCTTGGGTCGCGTCTATTATGGTGGGAACGACGTTCTGCGTAG GGCCTTTCGCCAGTGGTTTGACAAATCAGTTTGGCTGTCGGACTGTAACAATCATAGGAGCGATATTGGCAGCTTTTGGACTCGTAGTGAGCATCTTGGCACCCAATATTACTTTCCTTTACTTCAGTGTAGGGCTGTGTACAG GTACCGGTTTCGGATTGATATATCTTCCAGCCATCGTTTGTGTGACGTGCTACTTCGAAAAGAAGCGTGCCTTTGCTACCGGAATCGCCGTCTGTGGATCGGGTATCGGTACGTCCATTCTGGCACCCCTTGTCGAACTGCTGGTGAAAGAGCTGGGCTGGCGCGGAGCCATGGTGATCACCGCTGGCCTCGTTCTCAGTTGCTGCTTCTTCGGGGCTTTCTTCCGGCCCCTAGAGAAGAAGCCTCAGGTGGTGAGAAGAATGACAAATGGCTCCATTGCTGCCACCAGCCCGTCGTTACCAGCGATCAAAGATCTGAGAAAAGGATCACTACCTAATG GTACCATCGGGACCAATGGTGAAATCTGCCTTGCGCCTCTGAAAGTAGAAAACTTGAAGATGCATTCATCTTCCCTCCTTGGCATCAACAATCACTCCAAACAATCTCCTTTACATGAGATCCGCAATGCCACATCCATGACTCTTAGTTGTGGAACAACTTCTTCGAGAAGATCCTCGCTACATTTACGTGGTGGTCCTCTCGCTAGAAAGGACATATTTTACAGCGGAAACATTCCACAAAACTCATCGAATCTCTACATGTATGACGTTAAAGAGGACGTGGAACAAGAAGTAGTCAATGTATCAATGAAATCACGCATTATAAACTGCTTATGTCCTGCAGTTATGATTGAAGCCTTTAGGGAGatgatgaatttcaaattgaTGACTAACATAATATTTCTGATGTTTGGGTTGTCAAACTTTTTCACAAACATTGGATTTAATGTTCCCTATGTGTATACCAAAGATAGAGCTATTGGTTTGAATATAGCCAACGAAACTTATGCCAGCTTTTTGATATCCATCATTGGCATTGCGAACACCATTGGTCGTGTTGTGCTAGGATATCTTTCTGATCGCAGCTTCATTAATAGGCTCTGGTTGTACAATGGAAGTCTTGCGCTTTGTGGATTTGCTACAGCTTTCAGTTCCTTCTGCTTGTCCTATGAGTGGATGGCCGTGTATGCTGCTGTGTTTGGGGCTACATCAG GCGCATACGTAAGCTTAACATCCGTCATTTTGGTAGATCTTTTAGGATTAGAAAAATTAACCAACGCCTTTGGACTTCTGCTACTTTTTGAAGGCGTAGCTTGTTTAATTGGACCCCCTATCACtg GTTGGCTGTACGATTTCACGGGATCCTACGATCCTGGCTTTTATGCATCAGGCACTATGATTGCAATTAGCGGACTTATGCTGTTCTTCATCCCCTGTGTACAGCGGCTCCTGGaagaaagggaaaagaaaaaggaGCGCGTTCCATCAATAGACGTATCTTCAGCAAACGCAGTTTAA